From one Amycolatopsis sp. FDAARGOS 1241 genomic stretch:
- a CDS encoding SDR family oxidoreductase, which produces MILVLGATGKVGCALVPALLDAGAPVRALTRDPRRHLIDPRAEVVRGDLDDTAALPRLLDGVRRVFVLTPGHGGDGAAQESALAHAAARTGVRHLVKLPTTGVHFGQTDPITRAHARAERAIRATGPAWTILRPGTFMDNRRAWLQSARAAGAVHVPEGDPASALIHPRDIAAVATLVLTTPGHEVRPTRSPAARRSPPPSRSPSSATRWADGSGTSRNPKSPPARECSRRAGPPRRSTGPSS; this is translated from the coding sequence GTGATCCTCGTTCTCGGCGCCACCGGCAAGGTCGGCTGCGCCCTCGTCCCCGCCCTGCTCGACGCCGGCGCGCCCGTGCGCGCCCTCACGCGCGACCCGCGCCGGCACCTCATCGACCCGCGCGCCGAGGTCGTGCGCGGCGACCTCGACGACACCGCGGCGCTGCCCCGGCTGCTCGACGGCGTGCGCCGCGTCTTCGTCCTCACCCCCGGCCACGGCGGCGACGGCGCGGCCCAGGAGAGCGCGCTCGCGCACGCCGCCGCCCGCACCGGCGTGCGCCACCTCGTCAAGCTGCCCACCACCGGCGTCCACTTCGGACAGACCGATCCCATTACGCGCGCCCACGCCCGCGCCGAGCGGGCGATCCGCGCCACCGGTCCCGCGTGGACGATCCTGCGGCCCGGCACCTTCATGGACAACCGCCGCGCGTGGCTGCAGTCCGCGCGGGCCGCCGGCGCCGTGCACGTGCCCGAAGGCGATCCGGCGTCGGCGCTGATCCACCCGCGCGACATCGCCGCCGTCGCCACGCTCGTGCTCACCACACCCGGCCACGAGGTGCGACCTACTCGCTCACCGGCGGCGAGGCGCTCACCCCCGCCCAGCAGGTCGCCATCCTCGGCGACGCGCTGGGCCGACGGCTCCGGTACGTCGAGGAACCCGAAGTCGCCGCCCGCGCGCGAATGCTCGCGCAGGGCTGGCCCGCCCAGGCGGTCGACGGGTCCGTCGAGCTGA
- a CDS encoding ATP-binding protein has product MRRRILMAILLAVLVTAAVLGIPLGVTAWRLVENLNRESLAERARSIAATVDTEVANGQQVDIEQFRVGVPHGAFLEVRGDGLIEKHLGVDPGPDPVVERVPTARRGEVVLAIPSGPVRTKQTQVTLLVVLLVVLSVGTGAVVATVTARRLAKPLRHVADRASRLGGGDFRPDPGRYRVAELDMVAEALDTSASALAQLVQRERQLVGDVSHQLRSRLTALQLRLEPLTVHEDPDVVEESRAAQEQADRLAEALDELLAAARAAREVDAEPVDLPATLPEIAEEWRQLLRVEGRNLRLKIADGLMARATPARLREVVGVLLDNALRHGAGTVTLAARRGESDATVVIEVGDTGSGVPDEIAPHIFERGFSGGGSTGVGLALARALVEADGGRLELSNKRPAIFSLFLKVPRPDDVGEVRWPAEPVPR; this is encoded by the coding sequence ATGCGCCGCCGCATTCTGATGGCCATCCTGCTGGCCGTGCTGGTCACGGCCGCGGTGCTCGGCATCCCGCTGGGCGTCACCGCGTGGCGGCTGGTGGAGAACCTCAACCGCGAGAGCCTCGCCGAACGCGCGCGCAGCATCGCCGCGACCGTCGACACCGAGGTGGCCAACGGCCAGCAGGTCGACATCGAACAGTTCCGTGTGGGGGTGCCGCATGGCGCTTTCCTGGAGGTCCGCGGCGACGGCCTGATCGAAAAGCACCTCGGCGTCGACCCGGGTCCCGATCCCGTCGTCGAGCGCGTGCCGACGGCCCGGCGCGGCGAGGTCGTGCTGGCGATCCCGAGCGGTCCCGTCCGGACCAAGCAGACGCAGGTGACGCTGCTCGTCGTGCTGCTGGTGGTGCTGTCCGTCGGCACCGGCGCGGTGGTCGCGACGGTGACCGCGCGGCGGCTCGCGAAGCCGCTGCGGCACGTCGCCGATCGCGCGTCGCGCCTCGGCGGCGGTGACTTCCGGCCCGACCCGGGCCGATACCGCGTGGCCGAGCTGGACATGGTCGCCGAGGCCCTGGACACGTCGGCTTCGGCGCTGGCTCAGCTCGTGCAGCGAGAGCGCCAGCTCGTGGGCGACGTCTCGCACCAGCTGCGCAGCCGGCTCACCGCGCTGCAGCTGCGGCTGGAACCGCTGACCGTGCACGAGGACCCCGACGTCGTCGAGGAGTCGCGCGCCGCGCAGGAACAGGCCGACCGCCTGGCCGAGGCGCTGGACGAGCTGCTCGCCGCGGCCCGCGCGGCGCGCGAGGTGGACGCCGAGCCCGTGGACCTGCCCGCGACGCTGCCCGAGATCGCCGAGGAGTGGCGGCAGCTGCTGCGCGTCGAGGGTCGCAACCTGCGGTTGAAGATCGCCGACGGGCTCATGGCCCGCGCCACTCCGGCGCGGCTGCGCGAGGTCGTCGGCGTGCTGCTGGACAACGCCCTGCGCCACGGCGCCGGCACCGTGACGCTGGCGGCCCGCCGCGGCGAATCCGACGCCACGGTGGTCATCGAGGTGGGCGACACCGGCTCCGGCGTGCCCGACGAGATCGCCCCGCACATCTTCGAACGCGGGTTCTCCGGCGGCGGCTCCACCGGCGTCGGCCTCGCCTTGGCCCGCGCCCTCGTCGAAGCCGACGGCGGCCGCCTCGAACTGTCCAACAAACGCCCGGCGATCTTCAGCCTGTTCCTCAAGGTCCCGCGCCCGGACGACGTGGGTGAGGTCCGCTGGCCGGCGGAGCCGGTGCCGCGTTAG
- a CDS encoding response regulator transcription factor encodes MVLLAEDDPTIAEPLSRALQREGYEVEVVTDGPAVMDATAAHRVDLLVLDLGLPGMDGLEVCRRLRAGGTELPVLMLTARTDEVDFVVGLDAGADDYVAKPFRLAELLARIRALLRRRVPEVLEAGGVRMDLGARLVTVDLHEVQLANKEFELLRVLMSRAGQVVSRDEILAEVWNDLESKTSKTLDMHMSWLRRKLAVAADEAAGRPAKSTHSDGERRIATVRGVGFRFNVD; translated from the coding sequence ATGGTCCTACTTGCCGAAGACGACCCCACCATCGCCGAGCCGCTGTCCCGGGCGCTGCAGCGAGAGGGGTACGAGGTGGAGGTCGTCACCGACGGCCCCGCGGTCATGGACGCGACGGCCGCCCACCGCGTCGACCTGCTCGTGCTCGACCTCGGGTTGCCCGGCATGGACGGGCTCGAGGTGTGCCGCCGCCTGCGGGCGGGCGGCACGGAGCTGCCGGTGCTCATGCTCACGGCCCGCACCGACGAGGTCGACTTCGTCGTCGGGCTCGACGCGGGGGCCGACGACTACGTGGCCAAGCCGTTCCGGTTGGCGGAGCTGCTCGCCCGCATCCGCGCGCTGCTGCGCCGGCGGGTGCCCGAGGTGCTCGAGGCCGGCGGCGTCCGCATGGACCTGGGTGCGCGGCTCGTGACCGTCGACCTGCACGAGGTGCAGCTGGCGAACAAGGAGTTCGAGCTCCTGCGCGTGCTGATGAGCCGGGCGGGCCAGGTCGTGAGCCGCGACGAGATCCTCGCCGAGGTGTGGAACGACCTGGAGTCGAAGACCTCGAAGACGCTCGACATGCACATGTCGTGGCTGCGCCGCAAACTCGCCGTCGCGGCCGACGAAGCGGCCGGGCGACCGGCGAAATCCACGCACTCCGACGGCGAACGGCGCATCGCGACCGTCCGTGGTGTCGGGTTCCGCTTCAACGTCGACTGA
- the hisN gene encoding histidinol-phosphatase, with translation MTVPGYEDDLTLATRLADAADAITTARFRALDLSVSRKPDRTPVTDADTAVEDAIRAILATERPGDAVAGEERGGTAGATGRAWVLDPIDGTKNFLRGVPVWATLIALVADGNPVVGMISAPLLGRRWWASKGDGAHSSDSAGTRELSVSSVASLEDAYVSTTDLNTWTEYHSREKYLALTETCWESRAFGDFWQHCLVAEGALDLAAECIVNPWDVAAAQVIVTEAGGRFSDLAGVATYEGGSALSSNGLVHDAALAVLKR, from the coding sequence GTGACCGTGCCTGGCTACGAGGATGATCTGACCCTTGCCACCCGGCTGGCTGACGCCGCCGACGCGATCACCACAGCGCGTTTCCGCGCGCTCGACCTTTCGGTGTCCCGCAAACCGGACCGCACCCCGGTGACCGACGCCGACACCGCCGTCGAGGACGCGATCCGTGCGATCCTCGCCACAGAGCGTCCCGGCGACGCCGTCGCGGGCGAGGAGCGCGGTGGGACCGCCGGCGCCACCGGCCGCGCCTGGGTGCTCGACCCCATCGACGGGACCAAGAACTTCCTGCGCGGCGTCCCGGTCTGGGCCACGCTGATCGCACTGGTCGCGGACGGCAACCCGGTCGTCGGCATGATCAGCGCACCCCTGCTCGGCCGCCGCTGGTGGGCGTCGAAGGGCGACGGCGCGCACAGCAGCGACAGCGCCGGCACGCGCGAGCTGTCGGTGTCGTCGGTGGCTTCGCTGGAGGACGCGTACGTGTCCACGACGGACTTGAACACGTGGACCGAGTACCACTCCCGCGAGAAGTACCTCGCGCTCACCGAGACTTGCTGGGAATCCCGCGCCTTCGGTGACTTCTGGCAGCACTGCCTCGTCGCGGAAGGCGCACTCGACCTCGCCGCCGAGTGCATCGTCAACCCGTGGGACGTCGCGGCGGCGCAGGTGATCGTCACCGAAGCCGGCGGGCGCTTCAGCGACCTGGCCGGGGTGGCGACCTACGAAGGCGGCTCGGCGTTGTCCAGCAACGGCTTGGTGCACGACGCCGCGCTGGCGGTGCTCAAGCGCTAG
- a CDS encoding helix-turn-helix domain-containing protein has product MSDEDCVRGDAALTRAFSILGMRWTGLLIGQLGRGASGFRQLSRAVGKVSDSVLSERLTTLVDAGLVQRTVFEGPPVAVSYRLTDSGQALLPVLAQLSDWAEEHLPSA; this is encoded by the coding sequence GTGTCGGATGAGGACTGCGTACGTGGCGACGCTGCGCTGACCCGCGCCTTCTCGATCCTGGGCATGCGCTGGACGGGTTTGCTGATCGGTCAGCTCGGCCGCGGCGCGTCGGGGTTCCGGCAGCTGTCGCGCGCCGTCGGGAAGGTCAGCGACTCGGTGCTGTCCGAGCGGCTGACGACCCTCGTCGATGCCGGTCTGGTGCAGCGCACGGTGTTCGAAGGTCCCCCGGTGGCCGTGTCGTACCGGCTCACCGATTCCGGGCAGGCGCTGCTGCCGGTGCTGGCCCAGCTGTCGGACTGGGCCGAGGAGCACCTGCCTAGCGCTTGA
- a CDS encoding TIGR03619 family F420-dependent LLM class oxidoreductase — protein sequence MKIGFTLPQTGAVAKQARQVARYSREAEQLGAASLWVIDRALAPVEPKVGYNGADTFPAEFDAILDPFALLAVAASATERVAIGSNILNTPWYSPVLLARTLTTLDLLSDGRLIPGLGVGWSPDEFEAIGVPMTERGARFDEILDVLDELWTADPAAHSGKFWQIPATRSALKPVRKPPVYLAGFSPSAMRRVARRAAGWLPAVVPPHMTDLDSAVTKPLATIRELAAEAGRDPSELDAILRIYPTERSSEVVAQVADTIKRVEQETEVRHVLVDLMYQADDVDDLLGLVEGVLKAS from the coding sequence GTGAAGATCGGGTTCACGCTGCCGCAAACCGGCGCGGTCGCGAAGCAGGCCAGGCAGGTCGCGCGGTACTCGCGCGAAGCGGAGCAGCTGGGGGCCGCCAGCCTGTGGGTGATCGACCGCGCACTGGCTCCGGTCGAGCCGAAGGTCGGCTACAACGGCGCAGACACGTTCCCCGCGGAGTTCGACGCGATCCTCGACCCGTTCGCGCTGCTGGCGGTCGCCGCGAGCGCGACCGAACGAGTCGCCATCGGGTCCAACATCCTCAACACGCCGTGGTACTCACCGGTCCTGCTCGCCCGGACGCTGACGACCCTCGACCTGCTCAGCGACGGCCGGCTCATCCCTGGCCTGGGCGTCGGCTGGTCGCCGGACGAGTTCGAGGCGATCGGCGTGCCGATGACCGAGCGCGGCGCGCGGTTCGACGAAATCCTCGACGTGCTCGACGAGCTGTGGACCGCCGATCCCGCGGCGCACTCCGGGAAGTTCTGGCAGATCCCCGCCACGCGCTCGGCGTTGAAGCCGGTGCGCAAACCCCCGGTCTACCTCGCGGGCTTCTCGCCGTCGGCGATGCGCCGGGTCGCGCGCCGCGCCGCGGGCTGGCTACCCGCCGTCGTCCCGCCGCACATGACCGACCTCGACTCCGCCGTGACCAAGCCGCTGGCCACGATCCGCGAGCTGGCCGCCGAAGCCGGGCGCGATCCCTCCGAACTGGACGCGATCCTGCGGATCTACCCGACGGAACGCAGCAGCGAGGTCGTCGCGCAGGTCGCCGACACGATCAAGCGCGTCGAGCAGGAAACCGAGGTGCGCCACGTTCTCGTCGACCTCATGTACCAAGCGGACGACGTCGACGACTTGCTCGGGCTCGTCGAAGGCGTGCTGAAAGCTAGTTAG
- a CDS encoding TNT domain-containing protein — protein sequence MSEQADPVGSDPAVDTATGPIRVPAQYSGLLDRGFDDVPTPPTGTRVPPGAVPPHRVPANPVPPAPVFRGYAPPQPPAPPSQPPMGAPRTERESVLALFLVHMFPIGHLPVAADRPAVQRPVPGRGPFDHPQAALLDDTETLDYVTRGLRRTPAPPADPEPPAALFDGYEPGSAEEGWPPVSEEAAVVLPGGALIDRFGDEHGRLFAADGTPFARRSLPESARHAGYRRYRVVKPVPMWRSAAPEWFGQPGGGVRYRAVLAADELVTLGFLADVTREAR from the coding sequence GTGTCCGAACAGGCCGATCCGGTCGGCTCCGACCCAGCCGTCGACACCGCGACGGGGCCCATCCGCGTCCCGGCTCAATACAGTGGCCTCCTCGACCGCGGCTTCGACGACGTCCCCACCCCACCGACCGGGACACGCGTGCCCCCGGGCGCCGTCCCTCCGCACCGCGTGCCCGCGAACCCCGTGCCGCCGGCGCCGGTTTTCCGCGGCTACGCGCCGCCGCAGCCGCCGGCGCCTCCTTCGCAGCCTCCCATGGGCGCGCCGCGGACCGAACGCGAGAGCGTGCTGGCGCTGTTCCTCGTGCACATGTTTCCGATCGGCCACCTGCCCGTCGCCGCGGACCGGCCCGCGGTGCAGCGGCCGGTGCCGGGACGGGGGCCGTTCGACCACCCGCAGGCGGCTTTGCTCGACGACACCGAGACGCTCGACTACGTCACCCGCGGCCTCCGGCGCACGCCCGCGCCACCCGCCGACCCCGAGCCGCCGGCCGCGCTCTTCGACGGCTACGAACCGGGAAGCGCCGAGGAGGGCTGGCCGCCGGTGAGTGAGGAAGCGGCCGTGGTCCTGCCCGGCGGCGCGCTGATCGACCGCTTCGGCGACGAGCACGGCCGGCTCTTCGCCGCCGACGGCACGCCGTTCGCGCGCCGTTCGCTGCCGGAGTCCGCCCGCCACGCCGGATACCGGCGCTACCGCGTGGTGAAGCCCGTGCCGATGTGGCGTTCGGCCGCGCCGGAGTGGTTCGGCCAGCCCGGCGGCGGCGTCCGGTACCGTGCCGTCCTGGCCGCCGACGAGCTGGTCACCTTGGGGTTCCTGGCCGACGTCACGCGGGAGGCGCGTTGA
- a CDS encoding GNAT family N-acetyltransferase, producing the protein MPAEFVPLDAASWPLFERLFGPGGAQGGCWCSFFRLTGPEFKAAGRTGRKEHTRDEARAGRPLGLLGVVEGEPLGWVAVSPRADNPRLARSPVAASEFSGNVWSVTCFYVDRRGRRRGLAAALLTAAVGYAAGHGADAVEGYPVTAGDRSPADLYHGTLGLFTGAGFAVVEQRGVARALVRREIAPAR; encoded by the coding sequence TTGCCGGCTGAGTTCGTCCCGCTCGATGCCGCGTCGTGGCCGCTGTTCGAGCGGCTCTTCGGCCCGGGCGGGGCGCAGGGCGGCTGCTGGTGTTCGTTCTTCCGGCTCACCGGACCGGAGTTCAAGGCCGCGGGGCGCACCGGGCGCAAGGAGCACACGCGCGACGAGGCCCGGGCGGGCCGTCCGCTGGGTTTGCTGGGCGTCGTCGAGGGCGAGCCGCTCGGCTGGGTCGCGGTGTCGCCGCGAGCGGACAACCCGCGGCTGGCGCGGTCTCCGGTCGCGGCCTCGGAGTTCTCCGGGAACGTGTGGTCGGTGACGTGCTTCTACGTCGACCGCCGCGGCCGTCGTCGCGGGCTGGCGGCCGCGTTGCTGACCGCGGCGGTGGGCTACGCCGCGGGCCACGGCGCCGACGCCGTCGAGGGTTACCCCGTGACGGCCGGGGACCGGTCGCCCGCCGACCTCTACCACGGGACGCTGGGCTTGTTCACCGGCGCGGGTTTCGCGGTCGTCGAACAGCGCGGAGTGGCGCGGGCGTTGGTGCGACGGGAGATCGCTCCCGCCCGATAA
- a CDS encoding hydroxymethylglutaryl-CoA lyase yields MGARELGLPERVAVTGLPERVTIWEVGPRDGLQNEKSVVPVEVKLEFLDRLAGAGLRTLEATSFVHEKWVPQLADAEELLAGLDRRDGVRYPVLVPNERGLDRALEAGVEHIAIFASATETFAKRNLNSTLDDQFAMFEPVVTRARAEGLQVRGYLSMCFGDPWEGVVPAEQVVRAGKRLLDFGCSQLSLGDTIGVATTGQVTRLVEAFGESGVDVQALAVHFHDTYGQALANTEAALRAGVSTVDSSAGGLGGCPYAESATGNLATEDLVWLLEGLGVEHGVDLGRLVETSVWMAGQLGRPSPSRVVNALAG; encoded by the coding sequence GTGGGCGCCCGTGAACTCGGCCTGCCCGAACGGGTCGCCGTCACCGGCCTGCCGGAGCGGGTGACGATCTGGGAAGTCGGCCCGCGCGACGGCCTGCAGAACGAGAAGTCGGTCGTGCCCGTCGAGGTGAAGCTGGAGTTCCTCGACCGCCTCGCCGGCGCCGGGCTCAGGACGCTCGAGGCCACGAGCTTCGTGCACGAGAAGTGGGTGCCGCAGCTGGCCGACGCCGAGGAGCTGCTGGCCGGCCTCGACCGCCGCGACGGCGTGCGTTACCCGGTGCTGGTGCCCAACGAGCGTGGCCTCGACCGCGCGCTCGAGGCCGGCGTGGAGCACATCGCGATCTTCGCCAGCGCCACCGAGACCTTCGCGAAGCGCAACCTCAACTCGACGCTCGACGACCAGTTCGCGATGTTCGAGCCCGTCGTCACGCGCGCCCGCGCCGAGGGCCTTCAGGTGCGCGGTTACCTGTCGATGTGCTTCGGCGACCCGTGGGAGGGCGTCGTGCCCGCCGAGCAGGTCGTGCGCGCGGGCAAGCGGCTGCTGGACTTCGGCTGTTCGCAGCTGTCGCTGGGCGACACGATCGGCGTCGCGACCACCGGCCAGGTCACGCGCCTGGTCGAGGCGTTCGGCGAGTCCGGTGTGGACGTCCAGGCGCTGGCAGTGCACTTCCACGACACCTACGGGCAGGCGCTCGCCAACACCGAAGCCGCGCTGCGCGCCGGGGTGTCTACTGTGGACTCATCGGCCGGCGGGCTCGGCGGCTGCCCGTACGCGGAGTCGGCGACGGGCAACCTCGCGACCGAGGACCTGGTGTGGCTGCTGGAGGGCTTGGGCGTCGAGCACGGCGTGGACCTCGGCAGGCTCGTCGAGACGAGCGTGTGGATGGCCGGGCAGCTGGGGCGGCCGTCGCCGTCGCGGGTGGTCAACGCCCTTGCCGGCTGA
- a CDS encoding PH domain-containing protein, which translates to MAYPDDLLSQNEEVVVHSHPHFKMLIFPFVAFVITIAAAVWLLLLAQDATAPWNNVAMIAIGVVALVLVVWLFLTPLVRWRTTHFIVTTDRLIAREGVLKRTGIDIPMSRINSVQFEHGLLDRVFGCGTLIIESASDEPLRFDDIPQVERVHTVIYREVNDNPYDDYQGQPGAGPGGAQSTEPLPRNHPPRGRRR; encoded by the coding sequence GTGGCCTATCCGGACGATTTGCTCAGCCAGAACGAGGAAGTGGTGGTGCACAGCCACCCGCACTTCAAGATGCTCATCTTCCCGTTCGTCGCGTTCGTCATCACGATCGCGGCCGCCGTCTGGCTCCTGCTGCTGGCGCAGGACGCGACGGCGCCCTGGAACAACGTGGCCATGATCGCCATCGGTGTCGTCGCGCTCGTGCTGGTGGTGTGGCTGTTCCTGACACCGCTCGTGCGGTGGCGCACCACGCACTTCATCGTGACGACCGACCGGCTGATCGCGCGCGAGGGCGTGCTGAAGCGCACGGGCATCGACATCCCGATGTCGCGCATCAACAGCGTCCAGTTCGAGCACGGGCTGCTGGACCGCGTGTTCGGCTGCGGCACGCTGATCATCGAGTCGGCTTCGGACGAGCCGCTGCGGTTCGACGACATCCCCCAGGTCGAGCGCGTGCACACGGTGATCTACCGCGAGGTCAACGACAACCCCTACGACGATTACCAGGGCCAGCCGGGTGCGGGGCCGGGTGGTGCGCAGAGCACCGAACCCCTGCCGCGCAACCACCCGCCGCGCGGACGGCGGCGCTGA
- a CDS encoding biotin--[acetyl-CoA-carboxylase] ligase gives MSGMDAARLRDGLAARYTRVDVVDTTGSTNADLREAVENGGADRTVLLAEQQTAGVGRRARSWSSPKGAGLYLSVALRPAGVSFAALGSLSVVAGLAVRGVAAELGVDAVLKWPNDVLAGPDRAKCAGILAEAVTGPEPAVVLGIGLNVLPLGEDVPAGPGGLPATSLAEQGGADLDRTHVALTLLTRLDDLERRWRAAAGDLTAAGLLDDYRAHCATLGQDVRVELPGDATLTGRAADIDSSGRLLVDAADGRRVTVSAGDVVHVRPA, from the coding sequence ATGTCAGGCATGGACGCAGCGCGACTGCGGGATGGACTCGCCGCCCGGTACACCCGGGTCGACGTGGTGGACACCACCGGTTCCACCAACGCCGACCTGCGGGAAGCCGTCGAAAACGGCGGTGCGGACCGCACGGTGCTGCTCGCCGAACAGCAGACCGCGGGCGTCGGGCGGCGGGCCCGTTCGTGGAGTTCGCCGAAGGGCGCCGGGCTGTACCTGAGCGTGGCGCTGCGGCCCGCGGGGGTCTCGTTCGCGGCGCTCGGCTCACTGTCCGTGGTCGCCGGCCTGGCCGTGCGCGGCGTCGCCGCCGAACTGGGGGTCGACGCGGTGCTGAAGTGGCCCAACGACGTGCTCGCCGGGCCGGACCGCGCGAAGTGCGCGGGCATCCTCGCCGAGGCCGTCACCGGACCCGAGCCCGCCGTCGTCCTCGGCATCGGCCTCAACGTGCTGCCCCTCGGCGAAGACGTGCCGGCCGGCCCCGGCGGCCTGCCCGCGACGTCGCTCGCCGAACAGGGCGGCGCCGACCTCGACCGCACCCACGTGGCGCTCACGCTGCTCACCCGGCTCGACGACCTCGAACGCCGCTGGCGCGCCGCGGCCGGTGACCTCACCGCCGCCGGCCTGCTCGACGACTACCGCGCCCACTGCGCGACCCTGGGCCAGGACGTGCGTGTGGAGCTGCCCGGCGACGCCACCCTCACCGGCCGCGCCGCCGACATCGACTCGAGCGGCCGGCTGCTCGTCGACGCGGCCGACGGCCGCCGCGTGACCGTGTCCGCGGGGGATGTGGTGCACGTGCGTCCCGCTTGA
- a CDS encoding C40 family peptidase, with product MTPPEPEHDVVPAARSWARGALHRGLVALPLVAGLVTAGWLVADRDQPAPPAAVAAAAVTGPSVLQVSAPVPAREPGQGASGASGKTPLQQWADLLSGPLDIPAAALLGYADGELALRSEDPGCHLSWVTLAGVGEASSDHGRQGANPLGLSSAMWKKYGSKIPGVDEPALTDAGSASVAAGRALCASGADLSEGAGWWKSIAAYASKDTELFRQRVLGNAQLYATLSLDPAKASSPAVRATRFALGQLGLPYVWGGNGPDAGAAGFDCSGLTKASYDSAGIALPRTADSQFRATPRVAGEPQLGDLVFYGDPATRIHHVGLYLGNGLMINAPTEGQAIQIHTYHSPGDDYAGAGRPA from the coding sequence GTGACGCCGCCGGAACCCGAGCACGACGTCGTGCCCGCCGCCAGGTCGTGGGCGCGCGGCGCCCTCCACCGTGGACTCGTCGCTTTGCCGCTCGTGGCCGGGCTCGTCACCGCGGGCTGGCTCGTGGCGGACCGTGACCAGCCCGCCCCGCCGGCTGCTGTCGCGGCGGCTGCGGTGACCGGTCCTTCGGTGCTGCAAGTGAGCGCACCCGTCCCGGCGCGGGAACCCGGGCAGGGCGCGTCGGGTGCCAGTGGCAAGACGCCGCTGCAGCAGTGGGCCGACTTACTGTCCGGACCGCTCGACATCCCCGCGGCGGCGTTGCTGGGCTACGCCGACGGTGAGCTCGCGCTGCGCTCGGAAGACCCCGGCTGCCACCTGTCCTGGGTGACGCTCGCGGGCGTCGGCGAGGCGAGTTCCGACCACGGCCGCCAGGGGGCGAACCCGCTGGGCCTGTCGTCGGCGATGTGGAAGAAGTACGGCTCGAAGATCCCCGGTGTCGACGAGCCGGCGCTGACCGATGCCGGCTCCGCCTCGGTCGCCGCCGGCCGCGCCCTGTGCGCGAGCGGCGCCGACCTGTCCGAGGGCGCCGGCTGGTGGAAGTCCATCGCGGCGTACGCGAGCAAGGACACCGAGCTGTTCCGCCAGCGCGTGCTGGGCAACGCTCAGCTCTACGCCACGCTCTCGCTGGACCCGGCGAAGGCTTCCTCGCCGGCCGTGCGCGCCACCCGCTTCGCGCTCGGCCAGCTCGGCCTCCCCTACGTCTGGGGTGGCAACGGCCCCGACGCCGGCGCCGCGGGCTTCGACTGCTCAGGCCTGACCAAAGCGTCGTACGACAGCGCCGGCATCGCCCTGCCCCGCACGGCCGACAGCCAATTCCGCGCCACACCCCGGGTCGCCGGCGAACCCCAGCTGGGCGACCTCGTGTTCTACGGCGACCCGGCGACCCGCATCCACCACGTGGGGCTGTACCTGGGCAACGGCCTGATGATCAACGCGCCCACCGAGGGCCAAGCCATCCAGATTCACACCTACCACTCCCCGGGCGACGACTACGCCGGCGCCGGACGCCCCGCCTGA
- a CDS encoding alkaline phosphatase family protein — MIRKRIVAALAAATLAAAGVVTAAVTNAGGPDVATAAAAVPTFDHVVLVMFENKKASSITSSAAPYFTSLASQGAKFTSSFAITHPSQPNYVALFSGATQGVTSDTCPANLGTKANLGQQLIGAGKSFKGYSESMPSDGYTGCSSGTYMRKHNSWVDFSNVPASSNVRFSTFPSDYTQLPTVSFVTPNMCNDMHDCSIGTGDTWLKNNLDAYAQWAKTHNSLLIVTFDEDSGTSVNQIFTTFVGAHVKPGSYSESINHYTVLRTIEASYGLPGIAGAASKSPILDVWQ; from the coding sequence ATGATCCGCAAGCGGATCGTGGCCGCGCTCGCCGCGGCGACGCTGGCCGCGGCCGGCGTGGTGACAGCGGCCGTGACGAACGCCGGTGGACCGGACGTGGCGACCGCCGCCGCGGCCGTACCGACGTTCGACCACGTCGTGCTGGTGATGTTCGAGAACAAGAAAGCCTCGTCCATCACTTCGTCGGCCGCCCCGTACTTCACGTCCCTGGCCAGCCAAGGCGCGAAGTTCACCAGTTCCTTCGCCATCACCCACCCGAGCCAGCCCAACTACGTCGCGCTGTTCTCCGGCGCCACGCAGGGCGTCACGAGCGACACCTGCCCCGCCAACCTCGGCACCAAGGCCAACCTCGGCCAGCAGCTGATCGGCGCCGGCAAGTCGTTCAAAGGCTACTCCGAGTCGATGCCGTCCGACGGCTACACCGGCTGCTCCAGCGGCACCTACATGCGCAAGCACAACAGCTGGGTGGACTTCTCTAACGTCCCGGCGTCGAGCAACGTCCGCTTCTCCACCTTCCCCAGCGACTACACGCAACTGCCCACCGTGTCCTTCGTGACGCCGAACATGTGCAACGACATGCACGACTGCTCGATCGGCACCGGTGACACCTGGCTGAAGAACAACCTCGACGCCTACGCCCAGTGGGCCAAGACGCACAACAGCCTGCTGATCGTCACGTTCGACGAGGACAGCGGCACCTCGGTCAACCAGATCTTCACCACGTTCGTGGGCGCCCACGTGAAGCCGGGCAGCTACTCCGAATCCATCAACCACTACACGGTCCTGCGCACCATCGAGGCCTCCTACGGCCTGCCGGGGATCGCGGGCGCGGCGAGCAAGTCGCCGATCCTCGACGTCTGGCAGTGA